The following proteins are co-located in the Ailuropoda melanoleuca isolate Jingjing chromosome 13, ASM200744v2, whole genome shotgun sequence genome:
- the RSAD1 gene encoding radical S-adenosyl methionine domain-containing protein 1, mitochondrial isoform X2, with protein sequence MALPGTRARGWAAAAKMAQRRRHAEAARGSPSRASQGSRAALYVHWPYCEKRCSYCNFNKYIPRGVEEAAMRSCLVTEAQTLLRLSGVQRVESVFFGGGTPSLASPNTVAAVLEAVDQISHLPADSEVTLEANPTSASGSKLAAFGAAGVNRLSIGLQSLDDTELRLLGRTHSASDALQTLAEARRLFPGRVSVDLMLGLPAQQVQRGTLPAPDPELTAEMYQEGRAVLREAGFRQYEVSNFARNGALSTHNWTYWQCGQYLGIGPGAHGRFVLQGAGGHTREARIQTLEPDNWMKEVMLFGHGTRRRVPLGQLELLEEVLAMGLRTDVGITHQHWQQFEPQLNLWDVFGASREVKALLAQGLLLLDHRGLRCSWEGLAVLDSLLLTLLPRLQEAWQQRTPSPVQGG encoded by the exons ATGGCGCTCCCCGGGACCAGGGCCCGCGGCTGGGCGGCAGCGGCCAAAATGGCCCAGAGGCGCCGCCACGCGGAGGCCGCGAGAGGATCCCCGAGTCGTGCGTCCCAGGGCTCGCGCGCGGCGCTTTACGTGCAC tggCCGTACTGTGAGAAGCGTTGCAGTTACTGCAATTTCAACAAATACATCCCCCGCGGCGTGGAGGAGGCAGCCATGCGGAGCTGTCTGGTGACTGAGGCTCAGACGCTGCTGCGACTCAGCGGGGTGCAGAG GGTGGAATCTGTGTTCTTTGGTGGGGGCACCCCCAGTCTGGCCAGTCCCAACACCGTGGCCGCTGTCCTGGAGGCGGTGGACCAGATAAGTCACCTGCCTGCAGACTCCGAGGTCACATTGGAGGCCAACCCCACTTCGGCCTCAGGCTCCAAGCTGGCAGCTTTTGGGGCAGCAGGGGTCAACAGGTTGTCCATCGGCCTCCAG TCCCTGGATGACACTGAACTCCGGCTGCTGGGGCGGACGCACTCGGCCAGCGATGCTCTCCAGACACTGGCAGAGGCGCGGCGCCTCTTCCCCGGCCGCGTGTCTGTGGACCTGATGCTAGGGCTGCCCGCGCAGCAG GTGCAGCGGGGCACCCTTCCTGCCCCTGACCCTGAGCTCACTGCTGAGATGTACCAGGAGGGACGGGCCGTGCTCCGGGAGGCCGGCTTCCGCCAGTATGAGGTCTCCAACTTCGCCAGGAAT ggggCGCTCAGTACCCACAATTGGACTTACTGGCAGTGCGGTCAGTACCTTGGCATTGGGCCAG GGGCCCACGGGCGATTTGTGctccagggggctgggggccacaCCCGGGAGGCACGGAtccagactctggagccagacaacTGGATGAAAGAGGTGATGCTGTTTGGACACGGCACCCGGAGGCGTGTCCCCCTGGGCCAGCTGGAACT GCTAGAGGAAGTTTTGGCCATGGGGCTACGTACAGATGTGGGGATCACTCACCAG CACTGGCAGCAGTTTGAGCCCCAGCTGAACCTATGGGACGTGTTTGGAGCAAGCCGGGAGGTGAAGGCACTGCTAGCACAGGGCCTGCTGCTGCTGGATCACAG GGGTCTTCGGTGTTCCTGGGAGGGTCTCGCTGTGCTAGACTCTTTGTTGCTGACCCTCCTGCCTCGACTCCAAGAGGCCTGGCAACAGAGAACCCCCTCGCCTGTGCAAGGAGGATGA
- the RSAD1 gene encoding radical S-adenosyl methionine domain-containing protein 1, mitochondrial isoform X1, with protein MALPGTRARGWAAAAKMAQRRRHAEAARGSPSRASQGSRAALYVHWPYCEKRCSYCNFNKYIPRGVEEAAMRSCLVTEAQTLLRLSGVQRVESVFFGGGTPSLASPNTVAAVLEAVDQISHLPADSEVTLEANPTSASGSKLAAFGAAGVNRLSIGLQSLDDTELRLLGRTHSASDALQTLAEARRLFPGRVSVDLMLGLPAQQVGPWLGQLQTLLGCCDDHLSLYQLTLERGTALFTQVQRGTLPAPDPELTAEMYQEGRAVLREAGFRQYEVSNFARNGALSTHNWTYWQCGQYLGIGPGAHGRFVLQGAGGHTREARIQTLEPDNWMKEVMLFGHGTRRRVPLGQLELLEEVLAMGLRTDVGITHQHWQQFEPQLNLWDVFGASREVKALLAQGLLLLDHRGLRCSWEGLAVLDSLLLTLLPRLQEAWQQRTPSPVQGG; from the exons ATGGCGCTCCCCGGGACCAGGGCCCGCGGCTGGGCGGCAGCGGCCAAAATGGCCCAGAGGCGCCGCCACGCGGAGGCCGCGAGAGGATCCCCGAGTCGTGCGTCCCAGGGCTCGCGCGCGGCGCTTTACGTGCAC tggCCGTACTGTGAGAAGCGTTGCAGTTACTGCAATTTCAACAAATACATCCCCCGCGGCGTGGAGGAGGCAGCCATGCGGAGCTGTCTGGTGACTGAGGCTCAGACGCTGCTGCGACTCAGCGGGGTGCAGAG GGTGGAATCTGTGTTCTTTGGTGGGGGCACCCCCAGTCTGGCCAGTCCCAACACCGTGGCCGCTGTCCTGGAGGCGGTGGACCAGATAAGTCACCTGCCTGCAGACTCCGAGGTCACATTGGAGGCCAACCCCACTTCGGCCTCAGGCTCCAAGCTGGCAGCTTTTGGGGCAGCAGGGGTCAACAGGTTGTCCATCGGCCTCCAG TCCCTGGATGACACTGAACTCCGGCTGCTGGGGCGGACGCACTCGGCCAGCGATGCTCTCCAGACACTGGCAGAGGCGCGGCGCCTCTTCCCCGGCCGCGTGTCTGTGGACCTGATGCTAGGGCTGCCCGCGCAGCAGGTGGGGCCGTGGCTCGGGCAGCTGCAGACGCTGCTGGGCTGCTGTGACGACCACCTCTCCCTCTACCAGCTGACCCTGGAGCGGGGCACTGCACTCTTCACCCAGGTGCAGCGGGGCACCCTTCCTGCCCCTGACCCTGAGCTCACTGCTGAGATGTACCAGGAGGGACGGGCCGTGCTCCGGGAGGCCGGCTTCCGCCAGTATGAGGTCTCCAACTTCGCCAGGAAT ggggCGCTCAGTACCCACAATTGGACTTACTGGCAGTGCGGTCAGTACCTTGGCATTGGGCCAG GGGCCCACGGGCGATTTGTGctccagggggctgggggccacaCCCGGGAGGCACGGAtccagactctggagccagacaacTGGATGAAAGAGGTGATGCTGTTTGGACACGGCACCCGGAGGCGTGTCCCCCTGGGCCAGCTGGAACT GCTAGAGGAAGTTTTGGCCATGGGGCTACGTACAGATGTGGGGATCACTCACCAG CACTGGCAGCAGTTTGAGCCCCAGCTGAACCTATGGGACGTGTTTGGAGCAAGCCGGGAGGTGAAGGCACTGCTAGCACAGGGCCTGCTGCTGCTGGATCACAG GGGTCTTCGGTGTTCCTGGGAGGGTCTCGCTGTGCTAGACTCTTTGTTGCTGACCCTCCTGCCTCGACTCCAAGAGGCCTGGCAACAGAGAACCCCCTCGCCTGTGCAAGGAGGATGA